The genomic region TCGATCCCGCCGGGGTCGACCTCGTCCTCCTCTCCCATCTCCACGGCGACCACTTCGGAGGGCTGCCCTTCCTCGTGCTCGACGCCCAGTTCCGCCACCGGACGCGGCCGCTCCGGCTGGCGGGACCACCGGGACTGGAGGCGCGCCTCCGCGACGCGATGGAGGTGCTGTTTCCCGGCTCCACCCGCGTGCAGCGGTCGTTCATTCTCGACTTCGTCGAGCTGACCGACCGCGTCGCGACGGCAGTCGGCCCGGTGTCGGTGACGCCATTCGAGGTCGTTCACGGGAGCGGGGCCCCGTCGTTCGCCTTGCGCGTGGCCGGCGATGGCAAGGTGATCGCTTACTCCGGAGACACGGAATGGACGGACGCTCTGCTGGAGGTGGCGGGCGGGGCCGACCTCTTCGTCTGCGAGGCGTACTTCTTCGAGAAGAAGGTCAAGTACCACCTCGACTACCGGACCCTCATGGCCGAGCGCCCGCGGCTCGGCTGCCGGCGGCTCATCCTCACCCACATGAGCGAGGACATGCTGGGACGGCTCCCGCTGCCCGGGGTCGAGTGGGCCGAAGACGGCCAGCGGGTGGTCGTGTGACGCGATGATCGCCGGCGTCACCGTCGACGTGAACCGCGAGGCGGTCTGGGTGCGAAGCCACGCGCCCCTCCACGTCGTCTCGTCCGCGTTCGTGGGCGGCGAGCTCCCGACGACCCGGCACATCCTGAACATGCACTGGCCTCACGGGCACCGGGAGGGTCTGGACGCCGAGCTCAGCGCCTTCGCCCGCCGCCTCGGCATCACGGAAGCCTTCGTCGGTCTCATGACCGCCGCCCCGACCCACCGGGCGACGCCCGTGACCGAAGCCGCCGACGGCGTGACGGTGACCGCGATCGTCACCGTGGCCATCGGCGCGACGGTCTCGGCCGGCACGAGTCCCGTCGAGCCCTGGCGCCCGTCGACCATCAACACGATCCTGCTCCTCGACGCGTGTCTGGACGCCGGGGCCGCGGTCAACGGCGTGATCACGGCGACCGAGGCCAAGGTCGGCGCCCTCGGCGACGCGCGGGTCCTGACGCCCGAAGGGCTGCCGGCGACGGGAACGGTGACCGACGCGGTGGTGGTGGCGTGGACCGGCCGGGGGAAGCGCCTGCCCTATCTCGGGCCCGCGGCCACCGGTGGCTGGCTGCTGGCCCGCGCCGTGCGCCGGGCGGTGCTCGAAGGGATCACGCGCGGATGAGACCGCGGCCCGCTGTCGTGCTTCTGGCGGTCGGA from Candidatus Methylomirabilota bacterium harbors:
- a CDS encoding adenosylcobinamide amidohydrolase, which codes for MIAGVTVDVNREAVWVRSHAPLHVVSSAFVGGELPTTRHILNMHWPHGHREGLDAELSAFARRLGITEAFVGLMTAAPTHRATPVTEAADGVTVTAIVTVAIGATVSAGTSPVEPWRPSTINTILLLDACLDAGAAVNGVITATEAKVGALGDARVLTPEGLPATGTVTDAVVVAWTGRGKRLPYLGPAATGGWLLARAVRRAVLEGITRG
- a CDS encoding MBL fold metallo-hydrolase, encoding MELRFVGSGDAFGSGGRFQTCLHVRSGASEFLIDCGTSSLIAMRRFGIDPAGVDLVLLSHLHGDHFGGLPFLVLDAQFRHRTRPLRLAGPPGLEARLRDAMEVLFPGSTRVQRSFILDFVELTDRVATAVGPVSVTPFEVVHGSGAPSFALRVAGDGKVIAYSGDTEWTDALLEVAGGADLFVCEAYFFEKKVKYHLDYRTLMAERPRLGCRRLILTHMSEDMLGRLPLPGVEWAEDGQRVVV